A DNA window from Mesorhizobium sp. C432A contains the following coding sequences:
- the rpsT gene encoding 30S ribosomal protein S20, giving the protein MANTSSAKKATRKIARRAAINKNRRSRVRTYVRQVEEALAAGDKAAALEAFKTAEPELMRAATKGVIHKNTASRKVSRLAHRLKVLSA; this is encoded by the coding sequence ATGGCCAATACCTCCTCGGCCAAAAAGGCAACGCGCAAGATCGCCCGCCGCGCAGCGATCAACAAGAACCGCCGCTCGCGCGTGCGTACATATGTCCGCCAGGTCGAAGAGGCACTGGCTGCCGGCGACAAGGCAGCCGCGCTGGAAGCCTTCAAGACCGCAGAGCCGGAATTGATGCGCGCCGCGACCAAGGGCGTGATCCATAAGAATACGGCATCGCGCAAGGTGTCGCGTCTGGCTCACCGCCTCAAGGTGCTGTCGGCCTGA
- the recF gene encoding DNA replication/repair protein RecF — MPEQNHISKLTLTNFRNYAALSIGFSPGAVVFSGDNGAGKTNLLEAISLLTPGRGLRRAPYVDVAREGGDGGFALHARLDGPEGQVEIGTGITGGEAAGEGGRKVRINGAPARSADAMLEWLRVVWLTPAMDGLFPGPAADRRRFLDRLVLAVDPGHGQRALDYEKAMRGRNRLLTEGSRDGAWFDAIEMQMAETGVAIAAARAELVRLLAAMIDRLPSSGPFPQADISLFGDLESHVASAPAVDVEQRYRDALADGRERDRAAGRTLDGPHRSDLLVRHRPKAMPAELCSTGEQKALLVGIVLSHARLTGEMSGMTPILLLDEIAAHLDAGRRAALFSILEELNCQAFMTGTDAALFSSLRGRAQFLTVDHGTVGPTEET, encoded by the coding sequence TTGCCGGAACAAAATCACATAAGTAAGCTCACACTTACGAATTTCCGCAATTATGCGGCGTTGTCGATCGGCTTTTCACCCGGCGCGGTGGTGTTTTCCGGCGACAATGGCGCCGGCAAGACCAATCTCCTGGAAGCCATCTCGCTGCTGACGCCTGGCCGCGGCCTGCGCCGTGCGCCCTATGTCGACGTGGCCCGCGAAGGCGGCGATGGCGGCTTTGCGCTGCACGCAAGGCTCGACGGCCCGGAGGGGCAGGTCGAGATCGGCACCGGCATCACCGGGGGTGAAGCGGCCGGCGAGGGCGGTCGCAAGGTGCGCATCAATGGCGCGCCGGCACGGTCGGCCGACGCCATGCTGGAATGGCTGCGCGTGGTCTGGCTGACGCCGGCCATGGACGGCCTGTTCCCCGGACCTGCCGCCGACCGGCGGCGCTTTCTCGACCGGCTGGTTTTGGCTGTCGATCCTGGCCACGGCCAGCGTGCGCTCGATTACGAGAAGGCGATGCGCGGACGTAACCGCTTGCTTACGGAAGGCTCGCGCGACGGCGCCTGGTTCGACGCCATCGAGATGCAGATGGCCGAAACCGGCGTGGCGATCGCGGCTGCGCGCGCCGAGCTGGTGCGCCTGCTGGCCGCCATGATCGACAGGTTGCCGTCCAGCGGGCCGTTTCCGCAAGCCGACATCAGCCTCTTCGGCGACCTTGAAAGCCATGTCGCCTCAGCACCCGCTGTGGATGTCGAGCAACGCTATCGCGACGCCCTTGCCGACGGCCGCGAGCGCGACCGCGCCGCCGGACGCACGCTCGACGGCCCGCACCGTTCGGATCTACTGGTGCGCCACCGCCCCAAGGCGATGCCGGCCGAACTCTGCTCGACCGGAGAGCAGAAGGCGCTGCTGGTCGGCATCGTGTTGTCGCACGCAAGGCTGACCGGCGAGATGTCGGGGATGACGCCGATCCTGTTGCTCGACGAGATTGCCGCGCATCTCGATGCCGGCCGGCGCGCCGCGCTGTTCTCGATCCTGGAGGAGCTGAACTGCCAGGCCTTCATGACCGGAACCGACGCCGCGCTGTTTTCCAGCCTGAGGGGACGCGCGCAGTTCCTCACCGTCGACCACGGCACGGTTGGGCCAACCGAAGAGACCTGA
- a CDS encoding SH3 domain-containing protein yields the protein MSGFASLRLILSAALLGALLHFPQAAAQGAAAPVQTVTLGPSGLPLPRFVSLKSARVNSRVGPGANYSVDWMYTKAGLPMEIIQEFDTWRRVRDADGSEGWINQSLLSGRRTAIVAPWQRTKGGRINLLDDADKDASVIAIIEPGVTGTIKTCDGQWCEMTFDGHTGWIAQSQVWGAYPGEHVKN from the coding sequence GTGTCTGGTTTCGCGTCGCTTCGCCTGATCCTCAGCGCAGCGCTTCTCGGCGCTCTCCTGCATTTCCCGCAAGCCGCGGCGCAAGGTGCCGCCGCACCTGTGCAGACGGTCACGCTCGGGCCGAGCGGCCTGCCGCTGCCGCGTTTCGTCAGCCTGAAATCGGCTCGCGTCAACTCGCGCGTTGGGCCCGGCGCCAACTATTCCGTCGACTGGATGTACACAAAGGCCGGCCTGCCTATGGAGATCATCCAGGAATTCGATACCTGGCGGCGCGTGCGCGATGCCGATGGCTCGGAGGGTTGGATCAACCAGTCGCTGCTGTCGGGCCGCCGGACCGCGATCGTCGCCCCCTGGCAGCGCACCAAGGGGGGCCGAATCAATCTGCTCGACGATGCCGACAAGGACGCCAGCGTCATCGCCATCATCGAGCCGGGCGTTACGGGCACGATCAAAACCTGCGATGGCCAGTGGTGCGAAATGACCTTCGACGGCCACACCGGCTGGATCGCCCAGTCGCAGGTGTGGGGCGCCTATCCCGGCGAGCACGTCAAGAATTGA
- the dnaA gene encoding chromosomal replication initiator protein DnaA — protein MQSGIERELTGDLPFPGTLVGAHDMAASSDAEQKFDRVKAQLKARLGTEVYSSWFGRMKVAEASRGIVRISVPTAFLRSWINGHYLDLIADLWKHEDPEILKIEMVVRTATRPARNGVEPEAVPARKMTKHTQTALAAGTVGPGRVERAPAPRPGTPIESEFRHNVLGSPLDPRYTFGSFIEGPSNRVAFAAAKAVAESQSSAVRFNPLFLHATVGLGKTHLLQAIAAESLKQNPKSRVVYLTAEYFMWRFATAIRDNNALTLKEQLRDIDLLIIDDMQFLQGKSIQHEFCHLINMLLDSAKQVVVAADRPPSELESLEPRVRSRLNGGVALEMSAPDFAMRIGMLKLRLATAKVDDASLNISEEILNHVARTVTGSGRELEGAFNQLLFRQSFEPAITIDRIDEILGHIYRSGEPKRVRIEDIQRIVARHYNVSKTELLSNRRTRTIVKPRQVAMYLSKVLTPRSLPEIGRRFGGRDHTTVLHAVRKIEDLSGVDNTLAQELELLRRLINDQA, from the coding sequence ATGCAGAGCGGCATCGAGCGGGAGCTTACGGGCGACCTGCCATTTCCCGGAACATTGGTCGGAGCGCACGATATGGCGGCTTCCAGCGACGCGGAACAGAAGTTCGACCGGGTCAAGGCCCAGTTGAAGGCGCGCCTGGGAACCGAGGTCTATTCGAGCTGGTTCGGCCGTATGAAGGTGGCTGAGGCTTCCCGGGGCATTGTACGCATCTCGGTGCCCACGGCCTTCCTGCGCTCGTGGATCAATGGCCATTATCTCGATCTCATCGCCGATCTGTGGAAGCACGAGGATCCCGAAATCCTCAAGATCGAGATGGTCGTGCGCACCGCGACCCGTCCTGCCCGCAATGGCGTCGAACCCGAGGCCGTGCCGGCGCGCAAGATGACCAAGCATACGCAGACCGCATTGGCGGCCGGCACGGTCGGCCCCGGCAGGGTGGAGCGGGCGCCCGCCCCTCGTCCCGGCACGCCGATCGAGAGCGAATTCCGGCACAATGTGCTGGGGTCGCCGCTCGACCCGCGCTACACGTTCGGCTCCTTCATCGAAGGCCCGTCGAACCGGGTGGCTTTCGCCGCAGCCAAAGCCGTGGCGGAATCGCAGTCGAGCGCGGTGCGCTTCAACCCGCTGTTCCTTCATGCAACCGTCGGGCTTGGCAAGACGCACCTTTTGCAGGCGATTGCGGCCGAATCCCTGAAACAGAACCCGAAATCGCGCGTCGTCTATCTGACGGCCGAATATTTCATGTGGCGCTTCGCCACCGCGATCCGCGACAACAATGCGCTGACGCTGAAGGAACAGCTGCGCGACATCGACCTCTTGATCATCGACGACATGCAGTTCCTGCAGGGCAAGTCGATCCAGCACGAATTCTGCCATCTCATCAACATGCTGCTCGACAGTGCCAAGCAAGTGGTGGTTGCCGCTGACAGGCCGCCGTCGGAACTGGAATCGCTGGAACCGCGGGTGCGCTCGCGCCTCAATGGCGGTGTCGCGCTGGAAATGTCGGCGCCGGACTTCGCCATGCGCATCGGCATGCTCAAACTTCGGCTTGCCACCGCCAAGGTCGACGATGCATCGCTCAATATTTCGGAGGAGATCCTCAACCATGTCGCCCGCACGGTGACCGGCAGCGGTCGTGAGCTGGAGGGCGCGTTCAACCAGCTGCTGTTTCGTCAGTCGTTCGAGCCGGCGATCACCATCGACCGCATCGACGAAATCCTCGGCCACATCTATCGCTCTGGCGAGCCGAAGCGGGTGCGCATCGAGGACATCCAGCGCATCGTGGCGCGCCACTACAATGTGTCGAAGACCGAGTTGCTGTCCAACCGGCGCACGCGCACCATCGTCAAGCCCAGGCAGGTCGCCATGTACCTGTCGAAGGTATTGACGCCGCGCTCGCTGCCGGAGATCGGCCGGCGTTTCGGCGGCCGCGACCATACTACGGTGCTGCATGCGGTGCGCAAGATCGAGGACCTTTCCGGCGTCGACAACACGCTGGCGCAGGAACTGGAACTGTTGCGCAGGCTGATCAACGACCAAGCCTGA
- the dnaN gene encoding DNA polymerase III subunit beta, with product MRVILERSNLLKSLNHVHRVVERRNTIPILSNVLLSAEGASLEMKATDLDLEVTEATPAKVERGGATTVPAHLLYDIVRKLADGAEVMLKTDEDGNAMTVTSGRSSFRLQCLPQSDFPELSAGSFSHIFRLDSVALRGLIEKTQFAISTEETRYYLNGIYLHTHETGGKLKLRSVATDGHRLARAEIDAPAGSEGMPGIIIPRKTVSELQKLVDDPDVAVTTELSDTKIRFTIGSVVLTSKLIDGTFPDYQRVIPTGNDKKLIIDRQSFAAAVDRVSTISSERGRAVKLSITEGQVTLAVNNPDSGSATEELAADYSSDPIEIGFNAKYLLDVAAQLTGTEAKFMLADAGSPTLIHDMADETALYVLMPMRV from the coding sequence ATGCGTGTTATCCTGGAACGGTCCAATCTCCTGAAGTCGCTCAACCACGTTCATCGCGTGGTCGAGCGGCGCAATACCATACCGATCCTGTCGAACGTACTGCTCAGCGCCGAGGGCGCCAGCCTTGAAATGAAAGCCACCGACCTCGACCTCGAAGTGACCGAAGCGACGCCGGCAAAGGTCGAGCGCGGCGGGGCGACGACGGTTCCGGCGCACCTACTCTACGACATCGTGCGCAAGCTGGCCGACGGCGCCGAAGTGATGCTGAAGACCGATGAGGACGGCAACGCCATGACGGTGACGTCGGGCCGCTCGAGCTTTCGCCTGCAATGCCTGCCGCAGTCCGATTTCCCGGAGCTTTCGGCGGGATCTTTCTCACACATCTTCCGGCTCGATTCCGTCGCCCTGAGAGGCCTGATCGAAAAGACCCAGTTCGCCATCTCCACCGAAGAGACGCGCTACTATCTCAACGGTATCTACCTGCACACGCATGAAACTGGCGGCAAGCTGAAGCTGCGTTCAGTGGCGACCGACGGCCACCGCCTGGCGCGCGCAGAGATCGACGCTCCGGCCGGGTCCGAAGGCATGCCGGGCATCATCATTCCGCGCAAGACGGTCAGCGAGTTGCAGAAGCTGGTCGACGATCCCGATGTCGCGGTGACCACCGAATTGTCCGACACCAAGATCCGCTTCACCATCGGCAGCGTGGTTCTGACCTCGAAGCTGATCGACGGCACTTTCCCGGACTACCAGCGCGTCATTCCGACCGGCAACGACAAGAAGCTGATCATCGACCGGCAGAGCTTCGCCGCCGCCGTCGATCGCGTCTCGACCATTTCCTCCGAGCGCGGCCGCGCGGTGAAGCTTTCGATCACCGAAGGCCAGGTGACGCTTGCCGTCAACAATCCGGATTCGGGCAGCGCCACCGAGGAGCTGGCGGCCGACTATTCGTCCGACCCGATCGAGATTGGCTTCAACGCCAAATATCTGCTCGACGTCGCTGCTCAACTCACCGGCACGGAAGCCAAGTTCATGCTGGCCGATGCCGGCTCGCCGACGCTGATCCACGACATGGCCGATGAGACCGCGCTCTACGTGCTGATGCCGATGCGGGTGTAG
- a CDS encoding DUF126 domain-containing protein has protein sequence MSAVAEILVPGSGGEGLALVLMAPISFWGGVDPKSGRIADVRHPQHGETISGRVLFLPGTIGSSSASAVLMELVHNGHAPTALVLHEPDAILLLGLIVAREMGWPTPVALRLRRDAFEAYRGKRVSVAADGALTTAS, from the coding sequence ATGAGCGCCGTCGCTGAAATCCTGGTGCCGGGCAGCGGAGGCGAAGGGCTGGCCTTGGTGCTGATGGCGCCAATCAGCTTCTGGGGTGGCGTCGATCCGAAGAGCGGCCGCATCGCCGATGTCCGTCACCCGCAGCATGGCGAGACCATTTCCGGGCGTGTGCTGTTCCTGCCCGGCACGATCGGCTCGTCCTCAGCGTCAGCCGTGCTGATGGAACTCGTCCACAATGGCCATGCGCCGACGGCACTCGTGCTGCACGAGCCGGACGCGATCCTGCTGCTTGGCTTGATTGTGGCCAGGGAAATGGGCTGGCCGACGCCGGTAGCGCTCAGGCTCAGGCGCGACGCTTTTGAGGCCTATCGCGGCAAGCGTGTGAGTGTCGCGGCGGATGGCGCCCTCACAACCGCATCCTGA
- the mutM gene encoding bifunctional DNA-formamidopyrimidine glycosylase/DNA-(apurinic or apyrimidinic site) lyase, which yields MPELPEVETVRRGLQPVLESARIMRVEARRPDLRFPFPAKFAQRLTGKTVTALGRRAKYLTIHLDGGPVLICHLGMSGSFRIEAADDKETPGTFHQERSKDAKHDHVVFHVVSPVGVQSRVVFNDPRRFGFMLFAEGLADAHPMLAGLGVEPTGNALEGALLASLLKGRRSPLKAALLDQKLIAGLGNIYVSEALWRAGLSPLREAGTIAGTSKKAKEQSERLAEAIRSVIADAIAAGGSSLRDYMHTDGSLGYFQHSFAVYDREGEPCPTPGCRGHIARIVQSGRSTFYCRTCQR from the coding sequence ATGCCTGAACTGCCCGAGGTCGAAACCGTCCGGCGCGGCCTGCAGCCGGTTCTGGAAAGCGCGCGGATCATGCGCGTCGAGGCGCGCCGGCCCGATCTCAGATTTCCGTTTCCGGCGAAATTTGCGCAGCGGCTGACCGGCAAGACCGTCACCGCGCTTGGCCGCCGCGCCAAATATCTCACCATACACCTGGACGGTGGCCCGGTGCTGATCTGCCATCTCGGCATGTCGGGCTCGTTCCGCATCGAGGCCGCTGATGACAAAGAGACGCCCGGCACGTTCCATCAAGAGCGCTCGAAGGATGCCAAGCACGACCATGTGGTGTTCCATGTCGTGTCGCCTGTCGGCGTCCAGTCTCGCGTGGTCTTCAACGACCCGCGTCGCTTCGGCTTCATGCTGTTTGCGGAAGGCCTGGCCGACGCGCATCCGATGCTGGCGGGACTGGGCGTCGAGCCGACCGGCAATGCGCTGGAAGGCGCCCTGCTCGCCTCTCTGCTGAAGGGCCGCAGATCGCCGTTGAAGGCGGCGTTGCTCGATCAGAAGCTGATTGCCGGGCTCGGCAATATCTATGTGTCGGAAGCGCTGTGGCGCGCCGGCCTTTCACCATTGCGCGAGGCAGGCACCATCGCCGGGACCAGCAAGAAGGCCAAGGAACAGAGCGAACGACTGGCCGAGGCAATCCGTTCGGTGATCGCCGATGCGATCGCCGCCGGCGGGTCTTCGCTGCGCGACTATATGCACACAGACGGATCGCTGGGCTATTTCCAGCATTCCTTCGCGGTCTACGATCGCGAAGGCGAGCCCTGTCCGACGCCCGGCTGTCGCGGCCACATCGCGCGCATCGTGCAAAGCGGCCGCTCGACCTTTTATTGCCGGACCTGTCAGCGGTAA
- a CDS encoding molybdopterin-synthase adenylyltransferase MoeB, with the protein MTPAALTDEELERYARHIVLPEIGGAGQQRLKRARVLVIGAGGLGAPVLEYLAAAGVGTLGIVDDDIVSLSNLQRQVIHATDTVGTAKTESAKAAIARINPHVAVELHDFRLTADNAAVLVARYDVVVDGSDNFETRYVVADACAAEKRPLVHAAVGRFDGSVTVLMPFGTGTDGRPNPGYRDLFPEAPPEGLVPSCAVAGVVGALTGVVGTLQAMETIKLITGIGEPLVGRLLLYDALSARFDTIRYKRS; encoded by the coding sequence ATGACCCCTGCCGCCCTCACCGACGAAGAACTCGAACGCTATGCCCGCCACATCGTGCTGCCTGAGATCGGCGGCGCCGGCCAGCAGAGGCTGAAGCGGGCGCGAGTGCTGGTGATCGGCGCCGGCGGCCTCGGCGCGCCGGTGCTGGAATATCTCGCTGCCGCAGGCGTCGGCACGCTTGGCATCGTCGACGACGATATTGTCTCGCTGTCCAATCTGCAGCGGCAAGTGATCCACGCCACCGATACGGTCGGAACGGCGAAGACCGAGAGCGCCAAAGCAGCGATCGCCCGGATCAATCCCCATGTCGCGGTGGAATTGCACGATTTCAGGCTGACGGCCGACAATGCTGCCGTTCTCGTGGCGCGCTACGACGTGGTCGTCGACGGCTCCGACAATTTCGAGACGCGCTATGTGGTGGCGGATGCCTGCGCGGCGGAAAAGCGGCCGCTCGTGCATGCCGCCGTCGGCCGCTTCGACGGCTCGGTTACGGTGTTGATGCCGTTCGGCACCGGCACCGACGGCAGACCGAACCCTGGATATCGCGACCTCTTTCCCGAAGCGCCGCCAGAGGGGCTGGTGCCATCCTGCGCGGTGGCCGGGGTCGTCGGTGCGCTGACCGGCGTCGTCGGCACGCTGCAGGCGATGGAAACGATCAAGCTGATCACCGGCATCGGCGAACCGCTGGTCGGCCGGCTGCTGCTCTACGATGCGCTGTCGGCGCGCTTCGACACGATCCGCTACAAGAGAAGCTGA
- a CDS encoding D-glycerate dehydrogenase, with the protein MAGKKRPLVVITRKLPDPVETRMRELFDARLNVEDRPMTQPELVAAIKEADVLVPTITDQIDAALIAQAGDNLKLIANFGNGVDKIDVAAAAKKGITVTNTPNVLTEDTADMTMALMLAGPRRLAEGANVLTSDKKWAGWSPTWMLGRRIWGKRLGIVGMGRIGTAVARRAKAFGLSIHYHNRHRVLPAVEEGLEATYWESLDQMLARMDIISINCPSTPATFHLLSARRLALLQPTAYVVNTARGDIIDEEALVKLIQDGKIAGAGLDVYEHEPALNSKLLKLAAKNKVVLLPHMGSATIEGRIDMGEKVIINIRAFFDGHRPPDRVLPLRT; encoded by the coding sequence ATGGCAGGCAAAAAACGGCCTCTCGTCGTCATCACGCGCAAGCTGCCCGATCCGGTCGAGACCCGCATGCGCGAACTCTTCGACGCCAGGCTGAATGTCGAGGACCGCCCGATGACGCAGCCGGAGCTGGTCGCGGCGATCAAGGAAGCCGATGTGCTGGTGCCGACCATCACCGACCAGATCGATGCGGCGCTGATTGCCCAGGCCGGCGACAATCTCAAGCTGATCGCCAATTTCGGCAATGGCGTCGACAAGATCGATGTGGCGGCGGCGGCCAAGAAAGGCATTACCGTCACCAACACGCCGAACGTGCTGACCGAAGATACGGCCGACATGACCATGGCGCTGATGCTGGCCGGGCCGCGGCGGCTGGCCGAAGGCGCCAATGTGCTCACCAGCGACAAGAAATGGGCCGGTTGGTCGCCGACCTGGATGCTCGGCCGGCGCATCTGGGGCAAGCGCCTCGGTATCGTCGGCATGGGCCGCATCGGCACTGCGGTTGCGAGGCGCGCCAAGGCTTTCGGCCTGTCGATCCACTACCATAACCGCCATCGCGTGCTGCCGGCGGTCGAGGAAGGGCTGGAGGCGACCTATTGGGAAAGCCTCGACCAGATGCTTGCCCGCATGGACATCATCTCGATCAACTGCCCGTCGACGCCGGCGACCTTTCATCTGCTTTCGGCGCGGCGCCTAGCTCTGCTTCAGCCCACCGCCTATGTGGTCAACACCGCGCGCGGCGACATCATCGACGAGGAAGCGCTGGTCAAGCTGATCCAGGACGGCAAGATCGCCGGCGCCGGCCTCGACGTCTACGAGCACGAACCGGCGCTGAACTCGAAACTGCTGAAGCTTGCCGCCAAGAACAAAGTCGTGCTTTTGCCGCATATGGGTTCTGCGACGATCGAGGGCCGCATCGACATGGGCGAGAAGGTGATCATCAACATCCGCGCCTTCTTCGACGGCCACCGGCCGCCGGACCGCGTGCTGCCGCTACGGACTTGA
- a CDS encoding enoyl-CoA hydratase has translation MSYETIIVETRGKVGLITLNRPKALNALNAQVLADLLTAAKGFDADPGIGATVITGSEKAFAAGADIKEMQAVTYAKAYVQDFFVGWEEFTRARKPMIAAVAGYALGGGCELAMMCDFIIAADTAKFGQPEITLGVIPGMGGSQRLTRFVGKSKAMDMCLTGRMMDAAEAERSGLASRVVPAGELIEEAMKAAARISEFSLPSVMMAKEAVNRAYETTLAEGLRFERRLFHSLFALDDQKEGMAAFAEKRKPNFTNR, from the coding sequence ATGAGCTATGAAACCATCATCGTCGAGACGCGCGGCAAGGTCGGCCTGATCACGCTGAACCGGCCCAAGGCGCTGAACGCGCTGAACGCGCAGGTGCTGGCGGATTTGCTGACGGCGGCAAAGGGGTTCGACGCCGATCCCGGCATCGGCGCCACGGTCATCACCGGTTCCGAGAAGGCTTTTGCGGCGGGCGCCGACATCAAGGAAATGCAAGCCGTCACCTACGCCAAGGCCTATGTGCAGGATTTCTTCGTCGGCTGGGAAGAGTTTACCCGTGCGCGCAAGCCGATGATCGCGGCGGTCGCCGGCTATGCACTGGGCGGCGGCTGCGAACTGGCGATGATGTGCGATTTCATTATTGCCGCCGACACGGCGAAATTCGGCCAGCCCGAAATCACGCTCGGCGTCATTCCCGGCATGGGCGGGTCGCAACGGCTGACCCGCTTTGTCGGCAAGTCGAAGGCCATGGACATGTGCCTGACCGGGCGGATGATGGATGCCGCCGAAGCCGAGCGCAGCGGCCTGGCCTCGCGCGTCGTGCCGGCCGGCGAGTTGATCGAGGAGGCGATGAAGGCCGCGGCCAGGATATCAGAGTTTTCACTGCCATCGGTGATGATGGCCAAGGAGGCAGTCAACCGCGCCTACGAGACGACGCTGGCGGAGGGACTGCGCTTCGAACGCCGGCTGTTCCACTCGCTGTTTGCGCTCGACGACCAGAAGGAAGGGATGGCAGCCTTTGCCGAGAAGCGGAAGCCGAATTTCACCAATCGCTAG
- a CDS encoding GNAT family N-acetyltransferase, with protein MDQPASVLVTQLAPGFDRWDELLSLIMRAFAPMDGVIDPPSSAHLLNAGNLRDKAGRETVLLALQDDRIAGCVFALERADDFYIGKLAVEPELQGQGIGRRLMQAVEFLARSRNKPAIELQTRIELTVNHATFAGLGFRETERTAHDGYDRPTSITLRKELA; from the coding sequence ATGGATCAGCCTGCCAGTGTTTTGGTCACGCAGCTCGCCCCCGGCTTCGACCGCTGGGACGAACTGCTCAGCCTGATCATGCGCGCCTTTGCACCGATGGACGGCGTCATAGACCCGCCCTCCTCGGCACATCTGCTGAACGCCGGAAACCTCAGGGACAAGGCTGGCCGAGAGACCGTGTTGCTGGCCCTGCAGGATGACAGGATCGCCGGCTGCGTTTTCGCGCTGGAGAGAGCCGATGATTTCTACATCGGCAAGCTCGCCGTCGAACCTGAGCTTCAAGGGCAAGGCATCGGCAGGCGGCTGATGCAGGCTGTCGAATTTCTCGCCCGCAGCCGGAACAAACCGGCCATCGAACTGCAGACGCGAATCGAACTGACCGTAAATCATGCAACCTTTGCCGGTCTCGGCTTTCGCGAGACTGAACGCACCGCGCATGACGGCTATGACCGGCCGACCTCGATCACCTTGCGCAAGGAGTTGGCGTGA
- a CDS encoding aconitase X catalytic domain-containing protein yields MSLALSSQEQTVASGHDGAAMAMRIVAESAALLGAPRLIPIASTHIDGALYHGDSGTLFAERLVDGGARVAVRSTLNVGALDLMGCSRVRLEEPARGMARRMMEAYRKLGCEQSWTCAPYQAGHRPALGSDVAWGESNAVVFCNSVLGARTNRYGDFLDIACAISGRAPDYGLHRPENRQARLVFDVSGLSASFLGSEIAWPVLGNLYGREVGNAVGVVTGISSHPGEDALKAFGAAAASSGAVGLFHIAGVTPEAPDAETILVGGRPETMIRVTPEMAMKARAGLSTAATQTAIDAVAIGSPHLSLAEFDALERLIGGRRLSVPIYACTGRHVLTRLEQNGKRKMLEASGVIIVADTCVVVTPILPNLAGGVLMTNSGKFAHYAPGNTGYAVLYGSLADCVESAVAGKPRFTDIAA; encoded by the coding sequence GTGAGCCTTGCACTCAGCTCACAGGAGCAGACAGTCGCCTCCGGCCATGACGGGGCGGCGATGGCGATGCGCATCGTTGCCGAAAGCGCTGCGCTGCTCGGCGCGCCGCGACTGATCCCGATCGCCTCGACGCATATAGACGGCGCGCTCTATCACGGCGATTCCGGCACGCTGTTTGCCGAAAGGCTGGTCGATGGCGGCGCCAGGGTCGCGGTGCGCTCGACGCTCAATGTCGGCGCGCTCGACCTGATGGGCTGCTCGCGCGTGCGCCTCGAAGAGCCGGCGCGCGGCATGGCGCGACGAATGATGGAGGCCTACCGCAAACTGGGCTGCGAGCAGAGCTGGACCTGCGCGCCCTATCAGGCCGGCCACAGGCCAGCGCTTGGCAGCGATGTCGCCTGGGGTGAATCCAACGCGGTGGTGTTCTGCAATTCGGTGCTGGGGGCACGCACCAACCGCTATGGCGACTTCCTCGACATCGCCTGCGCCATATCGGGCCGCGCGCCGGATTACGGCCTGCATCGCCCCGAGAACCGGCAGGCACGGCTGGTGTTCGATGTGTCCGGCCTCTCCGCCTCGTTCCTTGGTTCGGAGATCGCCTGGCCGGTGCTGGGCAACCTCTACGGCCGTGAGGTCGGCAACGCGGTCGGCGTCGTCACCGGCATATCCAGCCATCCCGGCGAGGATGCGCTGAAGGCCTTCGGCGCGGCGGCGGCATCGTCGGGCGCCGTCGGCCTGTTCCATATCGCTGGGGTAACGCCAGAAGCGCCCGACGCCGAGACCATCCTGGTGGGCGGCAGGCCGGAAACGATGATCCGCGTAACGCCGGAGATGGCCATGAAGGCCCGCGCCGGCCTGTCCACCGCAGCCACGCAGACCGCCATCGATGCCGTGGCGATCGGCAGTCCGCATCTGTCTTTGGCCGAATTCGATGCACTTGAGCGGCTGATTGGCGGGCGGCGGCTCAGCGTGCCGATTTACGCCTGCACCGGCCGCCACGTGCTCACCAGGCTGGAGCAGAACGGCAAGCGCAAGATGCTCGAAGCCAGCGGCGTCATCATCGTCGCCGACACCTGCGTGGTGGTGACGCCGATCCTGCCGAATCTGGCCGGCGGCGTGCTGATGACCAATTCGGGAAAATTCGCGCACTACGCGCCGGGCAATACCGGTTACGCCGTGCTTTACGGCTCGCTGGCCGACTGCGTGGAAAGCGCGGTTGCCGGTAAGCCCAGGTTTACGGATATCGCCGCATGA